tgaTAGTATTTTCttacagaaaatatcaaattcactTCAGATTCTTTGACGAACACATTTATGCATAGGGACAAGAATGTGACTTGTTGTTGAATGTGCACCAGAATCGTTTCTTTAAAAGCAACTTCCGTATTCTCATTCTTACAAATATCCgttaaatacaaaattagttttgtGATTTGGTTACATAATtgctaaaaaataatatgtaataacAAATGAACTACAAACTTATAATGTTATTACTTGAAACCAATGTAATAAACCGTTTCGGTGACATACGTAAAcagttaaagaaaataaagattCCTTAATCAATGCTATTTGTTTAGACACAAGATCtgctgaaatttttaattggcATTCCATTGTAAAGGGTATAAagtattttgttctatttttctcTTGAATATGATTGGTTTTAGGTTAGGTAatgatttattgttttgaattttgaattttaattctCTAACGTATTACAAAGCGGCAAACGGTAAGAGTAAAAGTGGGGAAAATATTCGAGGTTGCCAAATTTAGTTCAcgaaaaaatgaatagaaaataatcattaaagATATAGTTTTTTACGATactttttctagttaatttgaTTTTAGAGGTATTAGTTTATTATCTTAAATTAATTCGTAATAACGAATTCATTAAAACGATCAATCAAGACATCTCTAGTTTCCATTGAATTTTCTGTCAAAGATATGTCAATTAATAAActtcaatgtcaaattttcccattattattgaggaaaataaacatttaaaaaaacagatATGAGTTTAACAGGCAGAAATCGAACTAGTATTTTGGATAAACCTTTGAGTAGAGGTAAAGGAGAAGTATCCCTCAGTTGTTTTGCCCTATTGTTTTCAGAAGTTGTTCAgtattgtcaaaataaatctCAAACAGTGCCAGAACTACAAACAAGGTACAAGgtatcacaaaaaataaatatctaataatataactgtataatttaaatttataggCTGCATGAACTTGGAAAACGAATAGGTGTAAAACTTATTGATTTGTATTTTGTTAGGGAAAGAGGAGGCAAAAGAGAGATTAAGCTATTAAACATACTGTTATTTGTAAAATCTACTTTATGGAAAGTATGTacattgaaatattcaatattaatgtttaACATCTCTGGaccttataattttttataggcTTTATTTGGTAAAGAAGCAGATAAACTCGAACATTCTAATGATGACGAAAACACTTATTATTTAATGGAAAAGGAGCCCTTGGTCAATCGATATATATCAGTTCCTAGAGATAAGAGTAGTTTGAATTGTGCAGTTATGATTGCTGGAATTGTAGAATCGATACTAACAGGAACTGGATTTGTAAGTGAATTATTCATAATGTTGATCTGAAAAATGAGTAGCTAATCCAACTATGACATTCCTCATGTTTTTTAGCCTGCAAAAGTAACAGCTCATTGGCACAAAGGAACTACCTATATGGTGAAATTTGAAGATTCTGTTGTGGCTAGAGATAAAAGTTTAGAAGAACGTTAGGTACTTTGATTAGACTtttgtttatgaaatatattgttgaatgtgttttgtagatttatttattttttcaatttttataataggtGTACACTTGgtgtaaaaaatttaatctttGGAACATGTTCAGTataattaacttttaatttgGGAGTGTGATTCCAAGTATTGTGAAAGGAGTAATAGggccaaaaattttattttgtaagtaaAACACCATCAAACAATTCTAGGGGGCTTATTAATGcgatattattcaaatttacttCTTACTAGAATGGTAAAAATTATGGAGGGTAAAGGTAAGAAGAATCATCAGTATATACAAAAAGGTATCCGTCGAAGTGTGTTAAAAAAAGGAGGCACCACATTAGCATCAGGGTAAATTTCTTTTAGGGTTATAGGTACttactaaattattttgtacaacGCAAGtcgttgaaattttcaataataaactactttatccacgactattgaatatatttattgaagttatttgttggaaaatttcGTTATAACATATTCCATAGTTATAGAAAACTATAATAATCATACttcttaataataatcaacacaaaagtcTATGTATCAGTTTGACAAATATTGGATAACTAATCTTACAATTTGGcggtttttatttatagttaataataatCCCTGTTGCcagttcaaaattcatatgCCATATTAAAAACTTTCCTTAACTTATctggcaataattttttctctatatttagGCAGCTTCTCTAATTATTGgtgttattaaaaaaagttaatttcattTCCTTTGactatttttagttagtttttcaacattttgagtcaaatttattttgtttcaaaggctatttcaatttataaatcgTTTCGTAAATCATGAAACGTTAAGAAATAGATATACGTCAAACACATTCATGTTCCTGACAGCTCAGTGTTAATGTTGCATATCTTCAAAATTAAGTTCCAGCTTCGAATCTGGTTtaggaaaatttacttttttgattttattacgTGTAcagaactaaattgaaaatatttggcaGTGTTTTACATGGTAAATTCATGAGAaccgattttttttgtaagaaaacaatataatatagctAAATCAAGAATCCATCTGACAGTAGTTATTAATGATTCATTAATCACGGCAGTGATTAATGGATATCATTAAGGCCGAGCAAGTAGACGTATAATGGATACATTATACAACAGTCGAGGATATAAATTATGATACTTACAACGACATTTAGAAAATTCGAGATATCTACTTATGCGAATTTGCCTCTAGAAGCCTCTTCCAGAAGAAGATAgcaatatcattatttttatatatttataaaatataaaaagttattactTATTATAACTTACTGTTAATAACAAAGAAATTGCGTTTTATCGAAGCGTGTtccttgattttattttataaaacgaaacatgcaacataaatatacatattgatAAAGTCCTTTTCGAGCgtattatttgatatatattataaaaatgtgggTTAAACTCTATTATATCCACGcatcctatttttttttctctcgttTCCTGCGCACACTTAACAATTATAGTAAATTGTGTGTTTTATTGGAAAGTATAGTAtagtatattaattttttatttactttctttCTCAATTAAAGTGAAAGTTGATGCATTGTTCGCATGCAAGATATGATAGTAAATGGAGTACTTGAAATATCAATTCATGTGCggatgtttataattatttctgcCATATCccatgttttcaaaataatacaagaTTTAAAgcaagataaacaaataaaatatatttttagttatcAGCTATGTAACTAATCCCTTCAAATTCTTggtttcatataaatttaaatcGTCTATCCTTATAAGCAACTTCTcctcttcttatttttctttcttcatatAGTTTAGTTTTTCTAATAGCGTAATACAGTAACGACATCGGCAACACCAAGAAACAAATTCCTTTCAAGCTGTTAGAGAAGCTAGGGCGAAACCAATCTCTTTCATACATTATCATTGAGTGGTATCTTATTATAGCGGGATCaaactacaagaaaaaaaaattaaagtaatgtgcgcgaaatttcaaaacaaaaccaTTACAGTTTAACATCACAGCTCCTCTCTTTTTGGAGGTCTATTCtataattgttcttttgttttatataaaaccttTACTTCAAATAAGAATTTCGTTCTGAACCTATACATCTTAATagtatttaacaaaaatgataatttcgaattgtatgtatcatttgatattttttctgttgttttcaAAAAGCCACTTGAAATATAAGCGATGcgtaagaaatatttttatgaaggaaaaaaatgaatgttttcaatttttttgcatattgatATCTGATATAATGCTGTCGATTTTAatcagataaaaataaaacaatatcaaaaacagCTTATATTAgggatttataataaaatcaaataacaatATCGCGGAATTTATTAAActgagaaataattatatttgataacCTTTGAGTACATAGTTTTCTTGaggaaactataatttttattcaaccaGCTACGAATATTTTACGTATTAGTAACACTGGCTACACACATTAGAGTTATTATTGAGTCTAACGCTTGAACTAACTCGACTATGTTCGTAGAGCATTTTAATAGAGTGCCCGCCCATACATTGGTGCGTGAAAAAAAATTGCGTTTTGTGCATTGCCGTGATGATTTGCTAGCAactatgtttatttaaatttaattctcCAACAAGAATCAGAGAACATGCAAATCAATTAATTGTATATTGCCAACTAATTAATTGtcgatttagtttttttttggtaattgtcTATAAGAGAGCAACTATGACACTTATTCTTTTCATTACGGCATTTGTAAACTGAGAGTTCATGGCAACTCGTAAACGTAGCCATACATATATCACGACATTCctgtttttgtattaaaaattttgaggttccATAGAATCGGTTCCGCTTGATAtggttctagaaattccaaaactaattcattttttagatAGCtgctattttcaataataattccCTATACGAGTACGTGTTCAATCGACTTGAACTCTTGAAGACCGAATATCTAACATTGGCGTCAGTTCAGTCAGTTCAATGTTCAGTTTATTTTCGTATGTTCACTTTGTTCACGTTGTTCAATTGTTGTTAACATACAACGGGTTTAGATAACGTTCAAACGACAACCCAACCTAATTGCTAAAATCATTTCTGAATGTACTTTTGGAgagttcaattttaaaaaattcttttgttttACTCTTAAGAGTTGAATAGATTCGAAAATGTTTTGagtgatataaaaaaaacttttagtattttccttcatatctataaatatttgtaatgttCGATATCTTTGGTTACGCTATAATATTGCccagaaaatttttgattctctCCAAACTAATCACCGAATAACAAGATTTTATTGTTACTATTGAAATTCACTTGACTAATTTCAACAAATGGAATGcgattcaaataaatgaataaaaaactcgGATCTCGAATGACTTGAATCTCCTTCTCTTCGATCTTTGCATTAACTGCCTCAGGCTCGAAGCATCATTGGAAGTACTAGATAATGTACCCAGTTGATGTCATACTCACCAGTCTCTTACTACAACtcataatttaaacaataataattccAGTATCCATAAAAAGTTACCAATTTTTTATGTGGAGTGGAAATTATCGGTTagactttaataaaaataaaatgggtaagttaaaaattggaatgtacttttttttgtttaatttaaataactaACCAGTGTTACTACTTCATAAAGTCATGAACTACTAACTTTCTGGgctttatttatatcaacaACTCAAAATCTTGTTATCAGTTACTGAAGATGTGGGAAAAGGAGTGcaaattcaattgatatttgttAGTATAAACAACCCTTTTATATATAGGATTTTTGGATAGTGTTGAACACTTTTTTCTCATTCCGatcttcaaatattattaagatGGTATTTTTGTTCTAAAGGTCTTTGAATATTCAAGCTACctaacacattttttattatttatatttaatattctgTTAAggatatttcataaatattgtcagattttaatgttcattttgtttattgaaaaatcatacaaaaagaaaccTTGATATTCAAAGTATTGCCTATCGGATTTTGGGGTTTTAATCCAACATTCAGCGAGGTCTTAGAGTTCTTCTTTGAGATGAGAGTCAAATTTTGTTGTACcgcattttcaacattttctttgaattcaatttttttattactgaaGATTTAGCAATGTCTTCTTCACTATATGCTTCGATATTGATAATTCGGccatctggaatgatttcgaGGTACACTTAActttcataattccaccagacacaCAAAAAGACTCGAATCGACTTCTCATTGCAACGAGTTCTGGTAATTGTTCTTTTTATAACCACTGATTATATATGTTTAGGTTGTTTAGTCAGATACATTCATTTTTCATCGCGAGTAAGCCTCTTATCAGGTAGTGTGTAGACGTGTCGTCTGACTTTAATCCTGTCGGGTCTTGTCAGGTGGCCATACCATACCACTAAATCGTGTGGTGGTCGTTCTCTGTGTACGCAACGTCTGATTTGGTCAGGTATCCTGTCGGCCCGACCAAATCAGGTAGCGTGTAACGCGCTAtagatattacaaaattatttaaaatggcGATTTATGGTGTCATATTAATCGCAGTccgtactatttattataaaaacgtactaCGTCGTCAATAGACaaagagaaattgaaataatgtgaAACAATCGTACTCATTATAGAATTAAAGAGAAGGAGTTGACACATATGAAACCTAACATTACTTATGAGATACTTTATATAATCATTAAATAATTAGTCATATCTGATAAGTCAGTCACACGCTTAGAAATCTTTTGACAACTAGTTTAtcagaattttattttgatgataaactCGAGTactttatttgtaaaaaattacacAACTATCCGAGTCCTTGGTACCTTTTGATAAATCAAGTTGTTTACTATTCGTATATCTAACTGGTATAATTTATGAACATTGTCTTgcgattatttttcaattattggtTACTGAGGCACTGATAcagtaattttcatttttcgcCCCTCCGGCATAACCACCTCCACCACGAAAATCGTCAGATtcacttgttttttatttgattaacaTGTTGGagaatggaaaatataaaaaactgacgACTGATGAGTTTCCGCGACGCTCGAATTAATTCCCATTTAGCATCATAGGCTAGggataaaagtataaatatctAATTCTATCGAATATGAAAACAGTTGTAGATTCATGAATTCATTCATGAACAAGttgataattttgtattttaatttaaattacaaggttcaataaatactaaaaataataaatatattttaatgaaatattattgcCTAACATATACCCTGACCCACTGTGCAGCATTTTTATGCAAACTAACCTTATTTGACAGGATACTTGACCTTTAATTCCAAAATAATCA
This DNA window, taken from Diorhabda sublineata isolate icDioSubl1.1 chromosome 4, icDioSubl1.1, whole genome shotgun sequence, encodes the following:
- the LOC130443249 gene encoding uncharacterized protein LOC130443249 — encoded protein: MDLIDGDDVCKKQVLAEKAKRRMELREYFLMQKSYPFKHMAGEGGTVFDPAIIRYHSMIMYERDWFRPSFSNSLKGICFLVLPMSLLYYAIRKTKLYEERKIRRGEVAYKDRRFKFI
- the LOC130442732 gene encoding trafficking protein particle complex subunit 5, producing MSLTGRNRTSILDKPLSRGKGEVSLSCFALLFSEVVQYCQNKSQTVPELQTRLHELGKRIGVKLIDLYFVRERGGKREIKLLNILLFVKSTLWKALFGKEADKLEHSNDDENTYYLMEKEPLVNRYISVPRDKSSLNCAVMIAGIVESILTGTGFPAKVTAHWHKGTTYMVKFEDSVVARDKSLEER